The Aerosakkonema funiforme FACHB-1375 genome contains a region encoding:
- a CDS encoding gas vesicle protein K encodes MALTCTPCENSTEVFSAADKVNSKAGLAPLLLTVVELVRQLLEAQIIRRMEAGILTDSDLDRAAESLEKLSEQVLHLCDIFEVDPADLNVNLGEFGTLLPSPGSYYPGESSTNPSILELLDRLLNTGIVVEGNVDLGLAQLNLIHAKLRLVLTSMPA; translated from the coding sequence ATGGCATTAACTTGCACGCCTTGTGAAAATTCTACTGAAGTATTCTCCGCTGCTGACAAAGTTAACAGTAAAGCGGGTTTAGCTCCTTTACTGTTAACTGTTGTGGAACTGGTGCGCCAGTTGCTGGAAGCACAAATAATTCGGCGCATGGAAGCAGGAATTCTCACTGACTCTGATTTAGATAGAGCGGCTGAAAGCCTGGAAAAATTGTCAGAGCAAGTTCTCCATTTGTGCGATATTTTTGAAGTCGATCCTGCCGATCTCAATGTAAATCTTGGAGAATTCGGGACGCTTTTACCGTCGCCGGGAAGTTACTATCCGGGAGAAAGCAGTACCAATCCCTCTATTTTGGAACTGCTTGACCGACTTTTAAATACCGGCATTGTGGTAGAAGGTAATGTGGATTTAGGCTTGGCTCAACTCAATCTCATTCATGCCAAGCTGAGGTTGGTTTTGACATCTATGCCTGCCTAA
- a CDS encoding gas vesicle protein, with protein MTSSILPTRPQTNSSRAITTSTQGSTLADILERVLDKGIVIAGDISVSIATTELLHIRIRLLISSVDKAREMGINWWENDPYLSSKSQGLMEQNQQLLERLQSLETELRSLKALTNTQLPSGAKEAYDYDQNNERYPDQPENSELAQ; from the coding sequence GTGACTTCCTCTATCCTTCCGACACGTCCTCAGACAAACTCCAGTCGAGCCATTACTACATCCACTCAAGGTTCTACCTTAGCGGATATCCTCGAAAGAGTTTTAGATAAGGGAATTGTGATTGCTGGTGATATTTCCGTATCCATCGCCACCACCGAACTTCTCCACATCCGTATTCGCTTGTTAATTTCTTCAGTTGATAAAGCGCGGGAAATGGGAATCAATTGGTGGGAAAATGACCCCTATCTCAGTAGCAAATCTCAAGGTTTGATGGAGCAAAATCAACAACTTCTAGAACGATTGCAAAGTTTAGAAACAGAACTGCGATCGCTCAAAGCTTTGACCAATACTCAACTACCATCAGGTGCAAAGGAAGCATATGATTACGATCAAAACAATGAAAGATATCCCGACCAGCCAGAAAATTCCGAGCTTGCACAATAA